From the Clostridium sp. Marseille-P299 genome, one window contains:
- a CDS encoding glycine rich domain-containing protein translates to MDISAFKKIFKLIIAVMPLLILITILKNTTLAKADSTNEWSVGNSGVINIEQCGGTGAENWMMDKTVFLFRPYSLPTFEQKDGRKKMIKDFSSVNPIYTTATVAIVPYDFTNYLKVNGFTDIKIMRRISWNSLNIDYFQEKKDLNAVKQMTANSNGDESSFKNGVFYAELKKMEDLSSWSTLIKNNEEEMKKINNVWSWITRFDSASKSYQVTERIDQYLHIGSLGIEPDNIEEASPEKVEELKLRYIDFLMTLYVQSKDSVAEPYWKTAIDKYVDGIYGTKTNNCNVAISAGFIARGYINYTDKNGKTINVLSNMLGGCQDLLDVALGIESDFSLGKLDSSKTVAEELVKESKETKFYNRLLKSLQLSVIRQKNSGQKVTRTYTSDNIFGSPIVSRIIRNRILINGPNVSWGNEWNSLSLIEHLVLKSEYYGTMLVPAYDGPNIPELEATLDVKSTLKGYNDIKYVKFKEMVPTLKDSPSLSIHLSKGNGTNNDALWKQFLNRYRYYAIKVVFTQLAGGVGNDSPPDLELWKPVYVESSKVVEGKVLETWLDNDEPFHTWTAKSLKNHPIGEGKYQKYEYQATVSLFYSNITKDISKMMCLTAKTNPDTMQYLNKIKPTDVPTPSVTPTPIPQYGIYTSEPDAYAELKEGSIYNETFEAMAGVPTTRTLYFATGGSEFMVEVETLYDYDKTATRKYRSYFSGNVDCEFKEADNAKTASLGGQTVQLHNGGTYTKTWTGTIPNKAQPVTSLHNAKSIAQPDYTEYNAKLAEANTYIAEVNGTSLSYTSGSDKKTRTKSGWNARITTNSKTDPITTTASVSCQKKDPIDENDSGVPCQNEMATAQPGAAGSFTITVTYTVPSHILCGPCCDHTLGAVEDTWTQEVKFDTLKMTDVRVWKIDSSYVGGMKEITYDDNEYVTANVVQGDPNIFYNIASSDTSVAGRLRYSLQQGQHDDVIWYEQNANNVETRSDACNGMSGTISSENPIPVPAGQGHNNSWATGILYSNKTYSNTVNYHATPFSGLKTGFTTDSTDSVDKKTMEYQRFNERRNQKNTVSVISDMLILQTSSGDQSVIYFEAKDTATSQTNFKDIEVSFEQMWNNNGLSAANWTENAINVGSYNGKYFDTLAKYTGTGNNAKIITAFDNDVVKSTATDELGKARIVITKTYSAGSANKSSPGEGQYRMSRPTNLRIFTDKIKQDQTNRNRSYTTGQSYAYYKQILSYTDKKATGNANIHSEEITTNAMGQVGYTIRSRYRNTDSKFGKINNILVYNPVSVANASVVSLPEEMDQRTTIPEGSAESMLDKIAASQVCPLSPALCEFRVKNCKFFMNTVKGSFDFEKVSTIEALENGVEDDVSIIRSLIKSSAGVTLDYKLPTGYSIRKDSYGFGTGRYLSVEGTRLGIELADFGFSYHKNLRVKVESNIFIPSSNTSNKMIYSFDGLGFYIPAGKSYGVFTTGNGEEKRINYDFTNKHIKLGIVFSFGSIDDCEIYVNDNKITNITTPATSNSINEETIGFNLYIGNWTKNNNFKTGFIIDNFTITRMAGVNHHTESCYDVIKNHDTEKQYTCGNKTNGVYDLNHAHSSNCTFIVTENNKHVHNGKVGINLNNVQIAMDQYNQGDGSLLEAMLGKENYSKFIAIYKGKNKTFGYTGGVQTFTATSTGTYNLEAWGASGGDGLNNNQSLTSHGGLGGYSSGEIYLNKGQKIYVYVGGKGSYSTTLGTGGGYNGGGYGGPGGYGGGGMTHFSYSATDSDYDRTITIGEDIPITGSIYYLYQYNNYVYAFDANGNNVSTSGSGGKITLETAKEKGICLGTYSNSRTYNNGLISYALGKHDEDCTYEGYTHVAKSTSGVCLGCSHSCTRILIANLYKVSDSYITAISNSTTSKVKAMNLDLSKIILAAGGGGGADNPGTTATGVEDDGSGGYGGGLIAGNAKVDGVDVSNIHVHNSSCYTPKKIQANVCNGGYSPSGGFTNEPGSPQIIYEGTRIYNLENYITGSAEGKEVIIELRAQCLTGSQSFINLKLGININGTIRYLTVAQAVNEGFIAAGPTSESTPSGYASNGIYMVAYPTPLNILKGLSTGDGYFSNLIIKFKLLSGTLQSIQVNPSENSRPGDGLHVVSIETVLTCNKQAGTVLSASGLGGTQIRGYSNGAGESATNAVDTGGAGGGYYGGFASNNNNGGAGGGSGYIGTLAKAITINGDSQMPSENGGIKVGSVGNGIAKITSPMTAEDILSFIESIYSTLPSTINGLCNPIFNCNGLNNVHECTSLCGEIKTLNCTEPHHKGLCYDYDNDTCWDPCRNDQNHKSAVSTVTKPNGETIDCGTFINLDNYFTVYFPNVGDFYGNGEHGISNISINRGKGYVNNMSTLEWLREKRVRFAYDVLFNRNGVWEQVSAGEWITLPIKNGGKELEYYEFYCLLANSEAMAATVEFLAEAINAPSSPGGKENPYMGDTINNADCEYDIYNAYETNRNRFSTYTSYHSAYRQLYTDIVGRIGNFIIEDSDDFRFSNLFKQSTKDNQWIVEGVIHEVDTSISKNYISWFKNDGSYGKDIRGVTVNSKTDMYNTYGTMRWMSSANAISGPLSGDKNTIEALRNQQLKAGYNLLFDISTIGDYHREIQVVPYFYALNIDTNVLTPVDVYMNVSGEYKPINYFGLLSEYIEADNSFSDEYYKLKDKLYNYILSLDWNEEGKRRNYTEEEERITKYLGENRMEFVTDSSGNVLTQKYLTIPFGDAYSLGTAQMLLAGTRARTFIGSSKVNSVQINGGKETNINGSIGADNFMYNAQRWHLKLGLPSSAAYVAYRNMTHLDPMETITLLDGNTIRAIDEFKTGNYVIIMTAQINAIGNTYSLAYDQGVDNGVILIKGKKYTFGNDIPNVIAVYEGSTSATIDIDFIGTH, encoded by the coding sequence ATGGATATATCAGCTTTTAAAAAGATATTTAAGTTGATAATAGCAGTAATGCCATTACTTATTTTAATCACAATACTTAAAAATACAACACTTGCAAAAGCAGATAGTACAAATGAATGGTCAGTAGGAAACTCCGGTGTTATTAATATTGAACAGTGTGGAGGCACTGGTGCAGAAAATTGGATGATGGATAAGACTGTATTTTTGTTCCGCCCTTATAGTTTACCTACATTTGAACAAAAAGATGGTAGAAAAAAAATGATTAAAGATTTTTCTAGTGTGAATCCAATTTATACTACAGCTACAGTAGCAATAGTTCCTTATGATTTTACTAATTATCTTAAAGTAAACGGATTTACTGATATTAAAATAATGAGGCGTATTTCATGGAATTCATTAAATATTGATTATTTTCAAGAGAAAAAAGATTTAAATGCAGTTAAACAAATGACGGCTAATTCTAATGGGGATGAAAGTTCGTTTAAAAATGGCGTATTTTATGCAGAGTTGAAAAAAATGGAAGACCTAAGTAGTTGGTCTACATTAATTAAAAATAATGAAGAAGAAATGAAGAAGATAAATAATGTATGGAGTTGGATTACTCGTTTTGATTCAGCGTCAAAATCCTACCAGGTAACAGAGAGAATTGATCAATACTTACATATAGGTTCATTAGGGATAGAGCCTGATAATATAGAAGAAGCTTCTCCAGAAAAAGTTGAAGAACTTAAATTAAGGTATATTGATTTCCTCATGACTCTTTATGTTCAATCTAAAGATTCTGTTGCTGAACCATATTGGAAAACAGCAATTGATAAATATGTTGATGGGATTTATGGAACAAAAACGAACAACTGTAACGTTGCTATTAGTGCAGGATTTATTGCAAGAGGATATATCAACTATACTGATAAGAATGGTAAAACTATAAATGTATTATCTAATATGCTTGGTGGATGTCAGGATTTACTTGATGTCGCACTTGGAATTGAGAGTGATTTTAGTCTTGGTAAACTAGATTCCTCTAAAACAGTAGCAGAGGAATTGGTAAAGGAATCAAAAGAAACGAAATTTTATAATCGTTTATTAAAGTCATTACAATTAAGCGTTATTAGACAAAAAAATAGTGGCCAAAAGGTAACTAGAACTTATACTTCAGATAATATTTTTGGGTCACCAATCGTTTCTCGAATTATTCGAAACAGAATATTGATTAATGGTCCTAATGTTAGTTGGGGGAATGAATGGAATAGTTTGAGTTTAATTGAACATCTAGTATTAAAAAGCGAATATTATGGTACTATGCTTGTACCTGCTTATGATGGACCTAATATTCCAGAGTTGGAAGCAACTCTAGATGTAAAAAGTACATTGAAAGGATATAATGATATTAAGTATGTTAAATTCAAAGAAATGGTACCAACATTAAAAGATAGTCCTTCTTTATCTATACATTTATCAAAAGGAAATGGAACAAATAATGATGCATTATGGAAGCAGTTTTTAAATCGTTACAGATACTACGCGATAAAGGTTGTCTTTACACAACTAGCAGGGGGTGTTGGTAACGACTCACCACCGGATCTAGAATTATGGAAACCTGTGTATGTAGAATCATCTAAAGTAGTAGAAGGGAAGGTTTTAGAAACTTGGCTAGATAATGATGAACCATTTCATACATGGACAGCTAAATCATTGAAAAATCATCCAATTGGTGAGGGAAAATATCAAAAATATGAATATCAAGCGACAGTATCTTTATTTTATTCAAATATAACTAAAGATATTTCAAAAATGATGTGTTTAACTGCTAAAACGAATCCTGATACTATGCAATATCTAAATAAGATTAAACCAACTGATGTGCCAACTCCATCCGTAACCCCAACCCCAATCCCACAATACGGCATCTACACCTCAGAACCAGACGCATATGCCGAACTAAAAGAAGGCTCCATCTACAACGAAACCTTCGAAGCAATGGCCGGAGTACCAACAACCAGAACTTTATATTTTGCAACAGGTGGTTCCGAGTTCATGGTTGAAGTAGAAACGCTATACGACTACGATAAAACAGCAACCAGAAAGTACCGTTCCTACTTCAGCGGTAATGTCGATTGTGAATTTAAAGAAGCAGATAATGCAAAAACTGCATCTTTAGGTGGACAGACGGTACAGTTACATAATGGCGGAACGTATACAAAAACTTGGACCGGCACAATACCAAATAAAGCACAACCAGTTACTTCATTACATAACGCAAAATCTATCGCACAACCAGACTATACGGAATACAACGCAAAATTGGCAGAGGCAAATACATATATTGCCGAGGTCAATGGAACTTCATTAAGTTATACCTCAGGAAGTGATAAGAAAACAAGAACGAAATCAGGATGGAATGCTAGAATAACCACAAATAGCAAAACTGACCCAATTACTACAACAGCAAGTGTATCTTGTCAAAAAAAAGATCCTATTGATGAAAATGACTCTGGTGTGCCATGTCAAAACGAAATGGCAACAGCACAACCAGGGGCAGCAGGAAGTTTCACGATAACCGTAACATATACTGTACCGTCTCATATACTATGTGGACCATGCTGTGATCATACACTAGGGGCTGTAGAAGATACTTGGACTCAAGAAGTAAAATTCGATACACTTAAAATGACCGATGTAAGAGTATGGAAAATAGATAGTAGCTATGTAGGTGGTATGAAAGAAATTACCTATGATGACAATGAGTATGTAACAGCTAATGTAGTTCAAGGTGATCCAAACATCTTTTATAATATAGCTTCCAGTGATACAAGCGTTGCTGGACGACTGAGATATAGTCTACAGCAAGGGCAACATGATGATGTAATCTGGTATGAACAAAATGCAAATAATGTAGAGACAAGATCGGATGCATGCAATGGTATGTCTGGAACAATAAGTTCAGAAAATCCAATTCCAGTGCCGGCAGGTCAAGGACATAATAACTCATGGGCAACTGGTATTTTGTACAGTAATAAAACCTATAGTAATACAGTTAATTATCATGCTACACCATTTTCAGGTTTAAAAACTGGCTTTACTACTGACTCCACGGATTCAGTAGATAAGAAAACAATGGAATATCAAAGGTTTAATGAAAGAAGAAATCAAAAAAATACAGTAAGCGTTATTTCAGATATGTTAATACTTCAAACATCCAGTGGCGATCAATCAGTTATTTATTTTGAAGCAAAGGATACCGCTACCAGCCAAACGAATTTTAAGGATATCGAAGTTAGTTTTGAACAAATGTGGAATAATAATGGTCTTAGTGCTGCGAATTGGACAGAGAATGCAATAAATGTAGGAAGTTATAATGGTAAGTATTTTGATACTTTAGCAAAATACACTGGAACAGGAAATAATGCTAAGATCATTACTGCATTTGATAATGATGTAGTTAAATCTACAGCTACCGATGAACTAGGAAAAGCTAGGATAGTAATAACAAAAACTTATTCGGCAGGTTCTGCTAATAAGTCAAGTCCGGGAGAAGGTCAGTATCGAATGAGTAGACCAACTAATTTAAGAATTTTCACGGATAAGATTAAGCAAGATCAAACCAATAGAAATCGTTCCTACACAACAGGTCAATCCTATGCATATTATAAGCAGATATTATCCTATACGGATAAGAAAGCAACGGGTAATGCCAATATTCATAGTGAAGAAATCACGACAAATGCCATGGGGCAAGTAGGTTATACCATTCGATCAAGATATCGAAATACAGACAGTAAATTTGGAAAGATAAATAATATTTTAGTCTATAATCCAGTATCAGTAGCAAATGCAAGTGTTGTATCGTTACCAGAGGAAATGGACCAAAGAACTACAATACCAGAAGGCTCTGCTGAGAGTATGCTTGATAAAATTGCAGCTAGTCAGGTTTGCCCGCTATCACCTGCATTATGTGAATTTCGAGTGAAAAACTGTAAGTTTTTTATGAATACTGTGAAAGGTTCCTTTGACTTTGAAAAGGTAAGTACGATAGAAGCATTAGAAAATGGAGTAGAAGATGACGTTAGTATCATTCGTAGTTTAATAAAGTCTTCCGCTGGTGTAACGCTAGATTATAAATTACCTACAGGATATAGTATCAGGAAAGATAGTTATGGTTTTGGAACTGGACGATATTTATCAGTGGAAGGAACAAGGCTAGGAATTGAATTAGCGGATTTTGGATTTTCTTATCATAAAAATCTAAGAGTTAAAGTAGAGTCTAATATTTTTATCCCTTCTTCAAATACGTCAAATAAAATGATTTATAGTTTCGACGGATTAGGATTTTATATTCCCGCTGGAAAGAGTTATGGGGTATTTACAACAGGTAATGGAGAAGAAAAAAGGATTAATTATGACTTTACAAATAAACATATTAAGCTTGGCATTGTATTTAGCTTTGGTAGTATTGATGATTGCGAAATATACGTAAATGATAATAAAATTACGAATATTACAACGCCTGCTACAAGTAATTCCATCAATGAAGAAACGATTGGATTTAACTTATATATTGGTAATTGGACAAAAAATAATAACTTTAAAACAGGTTTTATCATTGATAATTTCACAATTACAAGGATGGCAGGAGTCAATCATCATACAGAATCATGCTATGATGTTATTAAGAATCATGATACTGAGAAACAATATACTTGTGGTAATAAAACAAATGGAGTTTATGATTTAAATCACGCACATAGTAGCAACTGTACGTTCATAGTGACTGAAAATAATAAACATGTACATAATGGAAAGGTTGGAATAAATCTAAATAATGTTCAGATAGCTATGGATCAATACAATCAAGGGGATGGTTCATTATTAGAAGCAATGCTTGGTAAAGAAAATTATTCTAAATTTATAGCTATTTATAAAGGAAAAAACAAAACGTTTGGATACACTGGAGGAGTTCAGACCTTTACAGCAACATCCACTGGAACGTATAACTTAGAAGCATGGGGAGCCTCTGGTGGTGATGGTTTAAATAATAATCAAAGCCTTACGAGCCATGGCGGTCTTGGTGGTTATTCTTCTGGTGAAATTTACTTAAATAAAGGTCAGAAAATCTATGTATATGTAGGGGGAAAAGGATCCTACAGTACAACATTAGGTACCGGTGGTGGTTATAATGGTGGTGGTTATGGTGGACCTGGTGGTTATGGCGGCGGTGGTATGACACACTTTAGTTACAGTGCTACCGATAGTGATTATGATAGAACAATTACCATTGGAGAAGACATACCAATCACTGGAAGTATTTATTATTTATATCAATATAACAATTATGTGTATGCCTTCGATGCCAATGGGAACAATGTTTCCACATCCGGTTCTGGTGGAAAGATTACTTTAGAAACTGCAAAAGAAAAAGGAATTTGTCTTGGCACATATAGTAATAGTCGTACTTACAATAACGGCCTAATTAGTTATGCCTTGGGAAAACATGATGAAGATTGTACCTATGAAGGTTATACCCATGTTGCTAAATCAACAAGTGGAGTTTGTTTAGGATGTAGCCATAGCTGTACAAGGATTTTAATAGCAAATCTATATAAGGTAAGTGATTCATATATCACAGCAATATCAAATAGTACAACCAGTAAGGTAAAAGCTATGAATCTAGATTTATCTAAAATAATACTAGCTGCTGGAGGCGGTGGAGGAGCGGATAATCCTGGTACAACAGCAACCGGAGTAGAAGATGATGGTTCTGGTGGTTACGGTGGTGGACTAATTGCAGGAAATGCGAAGGTAGATGGAGTAGATGTGTCTAACATTCACGTACATAATAGTAGTTGTTATACTCCTAAAAAGATTCAGGCAAACGTTTGTAATGGAGGTTATAGCCCAAGTGGAGGTTTTACCAATGAGCCAGGTAGTCCACAAATAATTTATGAGGGTACAAGAATTTATAATTTAGAGAATTACATAACAGGAAGTGCAGAAGGGAAAGAGGTAATAATAGAACTTAGGGCACAATGTTTGACTGGTTCACAGTCTTTTATCAATTTAAAACTTGGAATTAATATAAATGGTACGATTAGGTACCTAACGGTAGCACAAGCTGTTAATGAGGGTTTTATAGCAGCAGGTCCTACCAGTGAATCAACTCCGTCAGGATATGCTAGTAATGGAATCTATATGGTAGCCTATCCAACTCCATTGAACATTTTAAAAGGTTTAAGTACAGGTGATGGATATTTTAGCAATCTAATTATTAAATTTAAATTACTGTCAGGAACTCTGCAATCCATACAAGTAAATCCTTCTGAAAACAGTAGACCTGGTGATGGATTACATGTCGTTAGTATAGAGACCGTATTAACTTGTAATAAGCAAGCAGGAACTGTATTATCTGCTTCTGGTCTTGGTGGAACGCAAATAAGAGGTTATTCCAATGGAGCTGGCGAAAGCGCCACAAATGCGGTTGACACTGGTGGTGCAGGTGGTGGATATTATGGAGGATTTGCTTCAAACAATAACAACGGTGGTGCTGGCGGTGGGTCAGGTTATATTGGTACGCTCGCAAAAGCTATCACAATAAATGGTGATAGTCAGATGCCCTCTGAAAACGGAGGAATAAAAGTAGGCAGTGTAGGTAACGGAATCGCTAAAATAACTTCACCCATGACAGCAGAAGATATCTTATCCTTCATTGAAAGCATATATAGTACCTTACCATCAACTATCAATGGTCTTTGTAACCCAATCTTTAATTGTAATGGCCTAAATAATGTACATGAATGTACTTCACTTTGTGGCGAAATAAAAACACTTAATTGCACAGAACCACATCATAAAGGCCTTTGCTATGACTACGACAACGATACTTGTTGGGACCCTTGTAGAAATGATCAAAATCATAAATCTGCTGTAAGTACAGTTACAAAACCAAATGGTGAAACGATTGATTGTGGAACATTCATTAATTTAGATAATTATTTCACCGTTTATTTCCCAAATGTGGGTGATTTTTATGGAAATGGTGAACATGGCATCTCTAATATTTCAATCAACCGCGGAAAAGGCTATGTAAATAATATGAGCACTTTGGAATGGCTAAGAGAAAAAAGAGTACGATTTGCTTATGATGTTTTATTCAATCGAAACGGAGTATGGGAACAAGTGTCTGCAGGAGAATGGATAACGTTACCCATTAAAAATGGCGGTAAGGAGCTAGAGTATTATGAGTTTTATTGTTTGCTAGCAAATTCAGAAGCCATGGCTGCCACAGTAGAATTTTTAGCAGAGGCTATCAATGCTCCTAGTTCGCCAGGTGGAAAAGAAAATCCTTATATGGGCGATACTATTAACAATGCCGATTGTGAATATGACATTTACAACGCTTATGAGACGAATAGAAATAGGTTTTCCACCTATACTTCCTATCACAGTGCTTACCGACAATTATACACGGATATCGTTGGACGTATCGGTAATTTTATTATTGAAGATAGTGATGATTTTCGATTTTCAAATCTATTCAAACAGTCTACCAAGGATAATCAATGGATTGTTGAAGGTGTTATCCATGAAGTGGATACTAGTATAAGTAAAAACTATATTTCATGGTTTAAAAACGATGGCTCTTATGGAAAAGATATTAGAGGTGTTACCGTAAATTCAAAGACAGATATGTATAATACTTATGGAACTATGAGATGGATGAGTTCAGCAAATGCAATAAGCGGTCCTCTTAGTGGTGATAAAAATACGATAGAGGCATTAAGAAATCAGCAATTAAAGGCTGGTTATAACTTACTTTTTGATATTTCAACGATTGGAGATTATCACAGAGAAATTCAAGTAGTACCTTATTTCTACGCCTTAAATATTGATACAAATGTGTTAACACCAGTGGATGTTTACATGAATGTCTCAGGTGAATATAAACCGATTAATTATTTTGGACTTTTATCTGAATATATAGAAGCTGATAATTCCTTCTCTGATGAATATTACAAACTAAAAGACAAGTTATATAATTATATTCTATCACTTGATTGGAATGAGGAAGGTAAACGCCGCAATTATACAGAAGAAGAGGAGCGTATCACGAAATATTTGGGTGAGAATCGAATGGAATTTGTAACCGATAGTAGCGGGAATGTATTAACACAGAAATATTTAACCATACCTTTTGGAGATGCCTACTCATTAGGTACGGCTCAAATGTTGCTTGCCGGAACACGTGCAAGGACTTTTATTGGAAGTAGTAAGGTTAATTCGGTTCAAATAAATGGTGGCAAAGAGACAAATATTAATGGTTCCATAGGTGCAGATAATTTTATGTACAATGCTCAAAGATGGCACTTAAAACTTGGACTACCATCATCCGCAGCCTATGTCGCTTATAGAAATATGACACATCTTGACCCAATGGAGACAATAACTTTATTGGATGGGAATACAATAAGAGCAATCGATGAGTTTAAAACTGGTAATTACGTTATTATTATGACAGCACAGATAAATGCAATCGGAAACACATACTCATTAGCATATGATCAAGGTGTAGATAATGGTGTGATACTAATTAAAGGTAAGAAATACACCTTTGGAAATGATATACCTAATGTAATTGCAGTCTATGAAGGTTCTACAAGTGCAACGATTGATATTGATTTTATTGGTACTCATTAA
- a CDS encoding YoaK family protein, which yields MNKRQMSETFFLCALLAIIGGFLDAYTYIARGGVFAFAQTGNLIFLGMNLTEGNIGKVIYYLTPICSFIIGVMICELIKSKYKEQGGLHWRQIAVAIEIIILVIVGFIPTGALNMVANVLITFVCAMQVESFRKVNGNSIATTMCTGNLRSATEMLFYYLKTKDKKVLNKSLNYFGIIAFFVFGVALGTIFTKLIHQKSIFICSILLVIVFCTMFIEHVKDRT from the coding sequence ATGAACAAAAGACAAATGTCAGAAACATTCTTTTTGTGTGCTCTACTTGCAATTATCGGGGGCTTTCTAGATGCTTATACATATATTGCAAGAGGTGGTGTGTTTGCCTTCGCCCAAACAGGAAATCTTATTTTTCTTGGTATGAATCTCACAGAAGGAAATATAGGAAAAGTAATTTATTATTTAACACCTATTTGCTCATTTATTATAGGTGTTATGATATGTGAATTAATTAAGAGCAAGTACAAAGAGCAGGGCGGCCTTCATTGGAGGCAGATCGCAGTTGCAATTGAAATTATAATTTTAGTAATTGTAGGTTTTATTCCAACAGGAGCTTTAAATATGGTTGCAAATGTTTTAATTACATTTGTTTGTGCGATGCAAGTTGAGAGTTTTCGAAAAGTAAACGGAAATTCTATTGCTACAACTATGTGCACAGGAAACTTAAGAAGTGCTACAGAAATGCTATTTTATTATTTAAAGACGAAAGATAAAAAAGTATTAAATAAAAGTTTGAATTATTTTGGTATAATTGCATTTTTTGTATTTGGTGTTGCTTTAGGAACTATTTTTACAAAACTGATTCATCAAAAATCTATTTTCATTTGTAGCATTTTACTGGTAATCGTATTTTGTACAATGTTCATTGAACATGTTAAGGATAGGACATAA
- a CDS encoding D-2-hydroxyacid dehydrogenase, translating to MNETINKQVLVVLPMNESEKDLLKSKMPEASFLFCKPTEVTEELVKEANIIIGNVSPTMIKGTNKLEWIQLNSAGTDGYCEEGVLPKNALLTNATGAYGLALSEHMLGMVFEIKKKLNLYYINQLNRKWKDEGKVTAIEGSTTLVVGLGDIGGSFAKKMKALGSYTIGIRRTSGLKPEYLDELCTMDELEALLSRADIVALSLPNTKETYHLFNKEMFMHMKMNAIIINVGRGNAICTDDLCEALEKGVIAGAGLDVTDPEPLPSDHKLWNTRGVVITPHVSGAYHLEETRERIVKISIENLERFLKGDDLQNIVDFKTGYRKR from the coding sequence ATGAATGAAACAATCAATAAGCAAGTTTTAGTAGTTCTACCAATGAATGAGAGTGAGAAAGACTTGCTAAAATCAAAAATGCCAGAAGCAAGTTTTCTATTTTGTAAACCAACAGAAGTGACAGAAGAATTAGTAAAGGAAGCAAATATCATTATTGGTAATGTTTCTCCAACCATGATTAAAGGTACAAATAAATTAGAGTGGATCCAACTAAATAGTGCTGGTACAGACGGTTATTGCGAAGAAGGGGTACTTCCTAAGAATGCCCTATTAACTAATGCAACAGGAGCATATGGACTAGCTTTATCGGAGCATATGTTGGGAATGGTATTTGAAATTAAGAAGAAATTAAACCTCTATTATATAAATCAATTAAATCGTAAGTGGAAAGATGAAGGAAAGGTAACAGCCATAGAGGGTAGTACAACTTTAGTCGTTGGTTTAGGCGATATTGGTGGAAGTTTTGCAAAGAAAATGAAAGCACTTGGCAGCTATACCATTGGCATACGAAGAACATCTGGTTTAAAACCTGAGTATTTGGATGAATTATGTACGATGGATGAATTAGAGGCTTTATTATCAAGAGCTGACATTGTAGCTTTAAGTCTTCCTAATACAAAGGAGACTTATCATTTGTTTAACAAAGAAATGTTTATGCATATGAAAATGAATGCAATCATTATAAATGTTGGTCGTGGCAATGCTATTTGTACTGATGATTTATGTGAAGCATTGGAGAAAGGAGTAATTGCAGGAGCTGGACTTGACGTTACAGACCCTGAACCATTACCATCAGATCATAAATTATGGAATACGAGGGGTGTTGTTATTACACCACATGTATCAGGTGCTTATCATCTTGAAGAGACAAGAGAACGTATTGTTAAAATTAGCATAGAGAACCTAGAACGATTTTTAAAAGGTGATGATCTACAAAATATTGTAGATTTTAAAACTGGATATCGCAAACGTTAA
- a CDS encoding class I SAM-dependent methyltransferase, with protein sequence MKQYDSTTTLWDEVYNQCNLEDLTDVELSVEPTFDACLHIFSQNTKRVMDFGCGTGDILFQCAQYGNLSYGIGIDRSENGIKFANQMANINHFKQLNFVVGDITHVSQMEDESFDGIILSNVLDVVPKEDADTIFKELTRLLEKDGLMFVKLNPYEDDDKMKELGLNCFQDNLYERDGYLRLRRLKTEDWLRQFEKNFIVERYIEFPYPWQEGMNRLFLLKKV encoded by the coding sequence ATGAAGCAATATGATAGTACTACAACACTTTGGGACGAAGTATATAACCAATGTAATTTAGAAGATTTAACGGATGTTGAACTTAGTGTAGAACCAACCTTTGATGCCTGCCTACATATCTTTTCTCAAAATACGAAAAGAGTAATGGATTTTGGTTGTGGTACTGGAGATATTCTATTCCAGTGCGCTCAATATGGTAATCTTTCCTATGGTATAGGAATTGATCGATCCGAAAATGGAATTAAGTTTGCAAATCAAATGGCTAATATAAATCATTTTAAACAACTTAATTTTGTTGTAGGTGATATCACTCACGTTTCACAAATGGAGGATGAAAGTTTTGATGGCATCATTCTTTCGAATGTATTAGACGTGGTTCCAAAGGAAGATGCTGACACTATTTTTAAAGAATTAACCAGACTTTTAGAAAAAGATGGTTTGATGTTCGTTAAATTAAATCCTTACGAAGATGATGATAAAATGAAAGAACTTGGTTTAAATTGCTTTCAAGATAATCTATATGAAAGAGATGGATATTTACGGTTAAGAAGATTAAAGACGGAAGATTGGTTAAGGCAATTTGAGAAAAATTTTATTGTTGAACGGTATATTGAATTTCCTTATCCTTGGCAAGAAGGAATGAATCGACTATTTTTATTAAAAAAGGTATAA